The genomic window CTCTTTGTAAAATCATATTGTATAACATATCAGCAAGTTCATTAAGTCCCTCTAAATCTTTGCTAGATGCAAGTGCAGTTAAGGTATTATTATTTAAGATTTTGCCTTGTTCGTCTATCACTTCAAATTCATAACTTGGCAAATGAGATAAACTTTCAATTAAAAGTACAAAATTCTTAACATCAGAATTAGATTTTGACATTAAAATATCTGCTATTGTCTTTAAATTATTTAAAGTTTGAGTATCATATTTTAAGTTGTAATAAACACTATGTCTAAACTCTTCAGTATTCCTTTCTCCCAAGGCTATTTCAAAAATGTCTTTAAAGCTATATTCGTCAAATACTTCTGGTTTGAAATTTAATGAATCTTTAAGTAGTTCTACGCCTATCTCCAATTCAAAATAAGCTTCTTCTGGAGTTGTTGGTTTAGTTTCAGCTTCATTTGATTGATCTCTTGCTAAAATACTATCTGTGGCTTCTGAATTATTTCTTCCATTTTTACAAGATAACATCATCAATACACTAAGTGTACATATTAGCAAATAATATCTTCTTTTCATTAATTAACTCCTTTATGTTCTAGTGATAAAAAACAATTTTGGCATTTATGTTATAATACATAGCATTTTTTATATAGAACATAATATATTACATCTATAATAATATAATTTAATATTATTATCACCATTAATGAAGCATATTATTCATTTGACTTTTTTAAGGTTTGTAATTGGCACTAAGTGAAATAATTTTATAAATTTATTTTTGATATTTGGAATAAATGGTATATATTATTGGATAATTATTTTATTCCGATATTTAAACTTAGTAATTGAATAATTTCATAGTCAAGGAGGGAAATATGAAGAAAAATGTTTTATTATCAGCATTTATGTTGGCACTGTTATTCTTGTTATCATGTGATCTTGATGTTCTTAATAGTTTGTTACTTGAAGCAAGAGAAAAATTTTTAGATGAAAACAAAAATAATAAAGGTTTGTATTTGAAAGATGAAAATCAAAAAGATCAAGAAGATGTTATCATTGGTTTTGAGGGGCATAAAACAATGCAACAAGTTGTTCCAGGTGTAGGACAACCTGTGGCAACTATGAAGCCTGTTAATTCTGAAATTCCAGTGTTGCGATGGTATCCTTATAATCAAGAGGAAAAGATAGAGATAAAGGAAGAAGATTTAATGCCAGATACTGATGACGAAAAAGGAGCTCAAAAAGAAATTGATGATGTAAAAAGTGCTCTTGGGAATTCTAATTTTGATCAATTGATTGAGGAGGCAAGTAAACTTAAGGATGAGTATGCACAATTGGAATCTAGTTTTTATGATATATTCCTAAAACTTCAAAGTAAAATAGGAAGTTATCGTCCTTTAAATAGGAATATTAGGATAAAGAAACAGGAACTAATTCAAGTTTACAATCAGTTGAATAAGGAAAGAAATGATATTGATATGCTTATGATTAAAGTTGATAGTGGCTTTAATGATCGAAGCTCTGCAAAGTATTTTTTTGAGAAATCACAAAAGACTTTGAAAGAAGCTATTACTGAAAGATTAAAAAATAAACATAGGAGTTCCTGGGAAAGAAAAAGAAATATTGATGCAATAGCTAGAAGGTCGAGAAGTGAAGCAGAAAGTTCTTTAAAGCAATTAGAATCTGCTTCTTCTAAGATAGGTGAAGTAATGGGAAGAAAGAAAGATATAGAAGAACTTATTGAAAATGCAAAATCTGTTCTTGGAGGGTTTTAAAAGATAAAAAAATATGTAATAGTATAAATATTATTTTTAACAATAGTATTTAAAAGGAGAGTCTTCTTGTTGAAAGGAGACTCTCTTAGGTTTTATTTAAGAAGTGAATATGAGAAAAAGTATTTTAACAGTATATATGATTAAGTAAAGTAAACAAATGGTATGGTAGAAGAAAGAGTTCAAGTAGTTTCTGTGGCGCCTGTAGTAATCTGTTAATTTATTATCAGAAATTTAACAATAAAAAGTGATGACAGGTTATTTTTTATATGAATATAGGATCCTTGAAGGAGTTAAGAGTGTTTATGATTGGAAAACGATATTGAATTTTTTAAATCAATATCGTTTGATTATTTTTATTATTGTTTTTTATTTTTACTTTTGACTAAAATCTTGGACTCCTTAATTCATTGTAGTTATGATTAAAATTTCGTTTTTTGAGCAATATTCTGTACAAAAGATAGAATTAGGTTATACATATTGTGAATATTAGTAATAGTGACATATGTTTATTACTAATAAATTAATTTTGTATTTTGGAGGTACGATAGGATGAATTTTGTGTATAGCAGAGTTGTATTGATATTTTGTATAATTTGTTTTGCAAGTTGTGGTTTATTGAAAACTAAGAATAAATCTCGGTTATTGCAAGACCTAAAAAATATTGATTTAAAATCTGATTGGAAAGACAATCTTAAACTTAATAATGATGAACTTGGTATATTAA from Borrelia duttonii Ly includes these protein-coding regions:
- a CDS encoding P12 family lipoprotein; this translates as MKKNVLLSAFMLALLFLLSCDLDVLNSLLLEAREKFLDENKNNKGLYLKDENQKDQEDVIIGFEGHKTMQQVVPGVGQPVATMKPVNSEIPVLRWYPYNQEEKIEIKEEDLMPDTDDEKGAQKEIDDVKSALGNSNFDQLIEEASKLKDEYAQLESSFYDIFLKLQSKIGSYRPLNRNIRIKKQELIQVYNQLNKERNDIDMLMIKVDSGFNDRSSAKYFFEKSQKTLKEAITERLKNKHRSSWERKRNIDAIARRSRSEAESSLKQLESASSKIGEVMGRKKDIEELIENAKSVLGGF